One genomic window of Ictalurus punctatus breed USDA103 chromosome 23, Coco_2.0, whole genome shotgun sequence includes the following:
- the eomesb gene encoding eomesodermin homolog b encodes MPGEGARAGGADQPKAPAAHFGDVLSSFPVDGAAPSSSPAYFIPSNPNQELASAAHFLPYATRSGPGVSRCAASLHYGFSATSSSSSSNSSASSSSSSTSHAPFGAGYHQFTHGPANLYTPAYDGAELCARGDRRAQVYLCNRALWLKFHRHQTEMIITKQGRRMFPFLSFSISGLSVSSHYNVYVEITLSDPNHWRFQGGKWVTCGKADNNLQGNKIYIHPESPNTGAHWMRQEISFGKLKLTNNKGASNSNTQMIVLQSLHKYQPRLHIVEVPADGLDSERETRTQTFIFPESQFIAVTAYQNTDITQLKIDHNPFAKGFRDNYDSMYTAPEGERLTPPPADSPRTHQLVSGARYPVQPFLHDQFVNALPPSRFYSTERSLPPPEECAASHRWLVTPVQQSYESEYLPYALSSRALTCYSDSAFASMAAGWGSKVSYQNKIPASLPWSPRPSNNDSQDKVREDEWAESVAYAAVCKRKRVSRDESSTENSPTIKCEDSRAENYGKDVSSGSKSVSCCAFYTAT; translated from the exons ATGCCAGGTGAAGGAGCGCGCGCTGGCGGAGCGGATCAGCCCAAAGCTCCGGCCGCTCACTTCGGGGACGTTTTATCCTCCTTCCCTGTGGACGGAGCCGCGCCGAGCTCGAGCCCCGCGTACTTCATCCCGTCCAACCCCAACCAGGAACTCGCGAGCGCGGCTCACTTCCTGCCCTACGCGACCCGGAGCGGCCCAGGTGTGTCCAGGTGTGCAGCGTCGCTCCATTACGGCTTTTCCGCTACatcttcttcctcctcgtccAACTCTTCCGCctcttcctcctcgtcctcaACATCACACGCGCCGTTCGGAGCCGGTTATCATCAGTTCACGCACGGACCCGCGAACCTGTACACACCTGCATACGACGGCGCGGAGCTGTGCGCGCGCGGGGACAGGAGAGCTCAGGTGTACCTGTGTAACCGCGCGCTCTGGCTCAAATTCCACCGACATCAAACCGAGATGATCATCACCAAACAGGGCAG gagGATGTTCCCGTTCCTGAGTTTCAGTATTTCAGGTCTGAGTGTTTCTTCTCACTATAATGTTTATGTGGAGATCACACTCTCTGACCCCAATCACTGGAGGTTTCAGGGAGGAAAATGGGTAACATGCGGTAAAGCTGATAACAACCTGCAGg ggaaTAAGATTTATATCCACCCCGAGTCTCCGAACACTGGAGCACACTGGATGCGGCAGGAAATTTCATTCGGCAAACTGAAACTGACCAACAATAAAGGAGCGAGCAACAGTAacacacag ATGATCGTCCTGCAGTCGCTGCATAAATATCAGCCACGGCTGCACATCGTTGAGGTTCCTGCAGACGGTCTGGACTCTGAGAGAGAGACGCGCACACAGACCTTCATCTTCCCTGAGAGCCAGTTCATTGCCGTCACTGCGTACCAGAACACTGAt ATCACACAGCTGAAGATTGACCACAACCCCTTCGCCAAAGGATTTAGAGACAACTATGACTC GATGTACACAGCTCCTGAAGGTGAAAGGTTAACTCCGCCCCCTGCTGATTCCCCACGCACTCACCAGCTCGTCTCGGGTGCTCGCTACCCGGTGCAGCCGTTCCTGCACGATCAGTTTGTGAACGCTCTGCCCCCGAGTCGTTTCTACAGCACCGAGCGCTCACTGCCGCCTCCAGAGGAATGTGCTGCCTCCCATCGCTGGCTCGTGACCCCGGTGCAGCAGTCGTACGAGTCCGAGTACCTGCCCTACGCCCTGAGCTCTCGCGCCCTCACTTGCTACTCCGACTCCGCCTTCGCCTCCATGGCTGCCGGGTGGGGGTCAAAGGTCAGCTACCAGAACAAGATACCCGCCAGTTTACCCTGGTCACCCCGGCCCAGTAACAACGACAGCCAGGACAAAGTGCGTGAGGATGAGTGGGCGGAGTCTGTGGCGTACGCTGCGGTGTGTAAACGCAAACGGGTGTCACGTGACGAGTCCAGCACTGAAAACTCACCGACGATCAAGTGTGAGGACTCGCGAGCAGAAAACTATGGAAAAGACGTTTCATCTGGCTCCAAGAGTGTGAGCTGTTGCGCCTTCTACACTGCcacctaa